GGCGCACAGCAACGCAGCCAGAACGCAAAACCGCGGAACCAGAGACTCGCCCTCCCTAGAGCTACCCTATCGGGCGGCGGCCTGAAAAAGCTTTCTTGGTTTGAAAGCGAGAGGCCAATGGTCAGTACTGGTCCGGCTAGGAACTGGGCTTGACCTTGAGCTTCCGAGAGCGTTTGGCCTTGGCCTTTGAACCCACCTCTGGTTCGTAGACCGCGAAGGCCACCTCCTCATATCCGGTCTCAGATAGTTTGAAGGTCTTGATGTCGCGGGTGATCGGGTCTATGACGAGTGCGGAGTGGTACGGTTGGTCGAAAATGGACCGCTGAGTCTCGAGATCGGTCCGGGAAAGGAAGCAAGTATGACCTGGATGCGAGTGGTACCAACCCACTAGGATGTAGTCGAACCCCGAATCGTCCAACCCATGGAACAGGTTCGGGAACGCCTCCGGATCGAATCGGACCTTCGAGGATGAGCTCTTGAGATGAGTAGTGACGATGTCCCTCACAAGGGAGTATATCCGGCCTTTCCATCTGCGGACCTCCCCCAGCATGAAACCCATGACCTCGAGCCTGTTCGGGGCCTCGTTGACCGCATGCGCCTTGATCTTCCGTTCTGCCACGGAGGACAGGTAGATATCGAAAATCCCTCCGCTGTCGACGACTTCATTATACTCCGTCAAGGATTCTTCAGATAGCCATTCGTGCGGTTTCAGGGTCGATGCTCTCGGGGGCTCCCTCTCCTCGACTGGACGCCGTGTCTCCTTTACGATCCTGGGCCTAGGCATCTGCATCACCAATGATCCTGATCCTCCTGTCCGTCTGGTCCATCACTAGGGGGGGCCGGTACTTGTTCCGATTGAAATATGCCGCCGCGCGCGTGCACATGTCGTTCCCAAACGGGTTCGCCGGGTTGGGGTTGACCAGAAGCGACTCAATGCCCTTGATGAAAGTCATCAGGTTGGAGCCGAAGTCCCAGTTCTCGAGAAGCTTCGTGCATACATAACCGCCGTCACTGGGCGCCATTATGTTGGGATGGAAGATGGGGGTCTGCCATTTGACGATGGGCTTCTCCATCGGGTAATCCTCGCTGATGACGATGGCCATCCTATGTACGAACCTGTGGACGACCTTCCCCTCCTCCCAATCGGGGCCAGGGACACGCATGAACGTGACACTCACCATCACTGGGAACGATGAGAGCGAAGGATCGGAGACGGAGATGTGGTGGCGAAGCTCTCGCTGGCACATCTCAATCTCATTCCTCAGCCTGATCCTGAGCACATCGACCGGGAGAGGCATCTGGTCTATCCGCCCTCTGGATCCGGAATAAGTTCCAGGACGTCTTCGCCCCTTATGCCAGCATCCGCGAGTGTGCTACCTCCGCGGAGAACCTTCTTGCCCTTCCGGAGCACATACGCACCCATATCCTTGCTCCAAAAGGTCGCCGCGCTCTCGATCACCTCGTCGACGGTGTTCTCTGATTCCAGTTCCATCTCGACAGTGGCGCCGGTCTCGGCATTCTTGACCTTTATCCTAACAGCCAAAAAACCACCTATCCTCTGGACATATTCTAGGGTTATATCGTTATCGTATACATGTAGCGGTCTCAGGACCTGCCATGGACCGGGCAGTGCGGGTCCAAGGGCACCTCGATCTCATCAGATACCTTCCTGAATCCGTCATAGTAGAACACGTTTGAGATCGTCATATCAGTCCTGCCTGACAGGACCTTTACGGCCTCGCGAACCATGACCGCGCCGACGACGCTCGTCGTGGTTATCTCCGCCGCCAGCCTTGGCTCGTGAAAGACCACATCCTTCCCGGTGCAGCTAAACCTCAGTTCCGCGACCTTGGCATGGGACCTGTTCATGCCACATTGGAGGCATGCGCCGTCTGGCGGTCTGGCGACCATGACCTTGCCTATGAAGCCATCCATGCCCCCGTCGATGTACACCTTTCCAGAAGCATAGGCGTGAGAGTTCGTGTGGATCCTGGCCTGAATGTTGTCCAGACATCCGAACACGATGTCATGGTCCTCGAACAATTTCTCAGGGCAGTCCTCTATCCGGCTCACGAGGGCGACCGCTTCCGCATTGGGGGCCAAGGATTCGAATCCCCTGGCTATGACTTCTGCCTTCTTGGTGTGCTTCGAAGAGTCCTCATTTGTGAAGAACAGACATCTGTTAAGGTTCGAGCCGACCACATGATCCATGTCGACCACTGTGATCCGCCGAAAGCCAGAGAGAGCTAGGTCCTTGGCAACCTCGTTGCCTATGGCGCCCGCACCAACCATCAGCACCCTAGCCTTGGAGATGGCTTCGAGGCTGATCCAACCTACCCTCCGGGACCGGTCGAACCTGTCCTCGTCAAGCTGTCCAACCCTCAACCGCTCCTCCATGCTGGCCGGGAGACGGTCCTAGGAAATAAAACGTTCTAGTCCCAGGCCAGCCTGCCGTTCTCCATCAAGAGCTTCTCTTTGCCTGACCTATCGACAATGGTGATGTCCGGCCTCTTGACAATGCCGTCCAAGTGGATGAGCGCCTCAGCGTCATTGTCGTAGTTGCTGCCGACAGCGAAATGGCAAGTGCCGTAGACCTTCTCGTCCTCGAGCATGTTGGCGATTATCTTCGCCTTCCTGTTTAGGCCGATGCCCAGCTCGCCTATGCTCTTGGCGTTCCTCGCGTAGCCCATGACCTTGTCAGGCCTTATGGTCCCGTCCTTGCCACCATCTCTGGCCTTTCTCTCTCCCAGCTTCACGGACTCTGCGAGCTTGCGAGCCTCCTGCCCTCCGGAGATGCTCGTTATGAAACCGTCCTTGACCTCCGTCATGATGGGGCGTTTGATGACTATCTCCCCTTCGTGCAGAACGATCGAGCCGTCGAAGGCGATCGTTCCTGTCGCCGTCCCCAGTTCGGGGGACACATAGACTTCGCCCGACGGGATGTTGCCTGCCTGCCCTGGTCTCCTGAAGTCGCCATCGTCAGCGAACGGTTTCCTGCCCTTTGTCCCTATCACGATGTCCGTGCCTCCAGGAGCCGTCACCCTGACCTTGGTACCGATGGACATCGTCCTGATCACCTTGGCACAATCCGCCCTGAGCTTTGTGTAGTCGATCGGGACGGTCCTGCGGAACATGTCCGAGGTGATCCCCGGGGACCAGAACCCACGCATCTTCTTCTCCTCATGGAGCTTCGTGAATATGTGATCGTACCTGTGCTTGCCGGCGTACCCGTGCTTCATGCCGTATCTGTCCTTTCCAAGTTTTTCCTTCGAGATCGACAGAATGATCTCAGGGTTTGCGGAGATGG
This window of the Candidatus Thermoplasmatota archaeon genome carries:
- a CDS encoding Mov34/MPN/PAD-1 family protein; the encoded protein is MPRPRIVKETRRPVEEREPPRASTLKPHEWLSEESLTEYNEVVDSGGIFDIYLSSVAERKIKAHAVNEAPNRLEVMGFMLGEVRRWKGRIYSLVRDIVTTHLKSSSSKVRFDPEAFPNLFHGLDDSGFDYILVGWYHSHPGHTCFLSRTDLETQRSIFDQPYHSALVIDPITRDIKTFKLSETGYEEVAFAVYEPEVGSKAKAKRSRKLKVKPSS
- a CDS encoding aminopeptidase; the encoded protein is MDTFKGTYDKSLVRVARAAMDDVVALKKDDRVLIIANPDREITEMSEAFFDAALKKKAAPTLVFQRTKGQFDFAEEEVIKAISANPEIILSISKEKLGKDRYGMKHGYAGKHRYDHIFTKLHEEKKMRGFWSPGITSDMFRRTVPIDYTKLRADCAKVIRTMSIGTKVRVTAPGGTDIVIGTKGRKPFADDGDFRRPGQAGNIPSGEVYVSPELGTATGTIAFDGSIVLHEGEIVIKRPIMTEVKDGFITSISGGQEARKLAESVKLGERKARDGGKDGTIRPDKVMGYARNAKSIGELGIGLNRKAKIIANMLEDEKVYGTCHFAVGSNYDNDAEALIHLDGIVKRPDITIVDRSGKEKLLMENGRLAWD
- a CDS encoding ThiF family adenylyltransferase, with the translated sequence MEERLRVGQLDEDRFDRSRRVGWISLEAISKARVLMVGAGAIGNEVAKDLALSGFRRITVVDMDHVVGSNLNRCLFFTNEDSSKHTKKAEVIARGFESLAPNAEAVALVSRIEDCPEKLFEDHDIVFGCLDNIQARIHTNSHAYASGKVYIDGGMDGFIGKVMVARPPDGACLQCGMNRSHAKVAELRFSCTGKDVVFHEPRLAAEITTTSVVGAVMVREAVKVLSGRTDMTISNVFYYDGFRKVSDEIEVPLDPHCPVHGRS